From Gimesia panareensis, the proteins below share one genomic window:
- a CDS encoding efflux RND transporter permease subunit, with protein sequence MNLITAIVHNPVKVTVGVLLTVLFGLVALTRMPMQLTPEVQRPTITVETRWPGASPQEVEREIVLEQEEQLKSVEGITKLSSESADSKGTITLEFLVGTNMDEALLKVNSRLQQVPEYPEDADQPIISTANAADRPIAWFILSSRLPDKEKILAFGEKHPELKERLEVISKTPNPGLAMLRLRLLSDEYPDVRGEILPQEDIEVTKLRRFAEDEIEARFERVAGVSQSNVLGGLEEELQVVVDSEQLAARQLTIADVRRVLRGQNADTSAGDFWEGKRRWVVRTLGQFRNIEEVEDQLLAIRDGAPVYVRDVAEVRLGYKKPDGLVRRFGESSIAVNCIRETGANVLEIMNGLRDAAQDIDETVLKPRGLQLVQVYDETDYIYSSVDLVKNNIFIGGALTMIVLMSFLHLGIRTLIVVPFIILTAVAAAYISPWFFAVCLALIVGAGFWFARGALVVGLAIPTSIIGTFLILGLMGRSLNVISLAGLAFAVGMLVDNAVVVLENIFRRYSLGESPFRAAIKGTQEVWGAVLASTLTTIAVFLPVVFIQEEAGQLFQDIALAISAAVGLSLLVSMTLISTASARLLHKREGQDIEDMRVVDNPEPEEPQHKGALHRLIIGPIESGGALFVKTVVGMNHWIQQGLLRRLVVTAVLVGAAFGISWQLWPKVEYLPTGNRNLIFCILLPPPGYNLNQLMELGETVESDLRPYWDIVDPGSDEAQKLDYPVIGDFFFVARGRMVFMGIRAYDSQRVGELIPLVQRAGMKLPGTFAVAKQSSLFEQGLTGGRTVEVEIIGPDLKKLVGMGGQILGQVKGMIPDAQVRPIPSLDLSSPEVHIEPKLVQAADMGVSSADLGYMVNALVDGAYAGDYYLGGDKIDLSIVGESRHIQNTQDVQALSVATPIGNLVSLDALAKVEITSGPEQVNHRERQRAITIEVSPPEAMALEDAMQQIQDKIVQPMRESGQLAGGYRIMLSGTADKLRDTWAALQFNVLLALMITYLLMAALFESWLYPFVIIFSVPLGAVGGILGLSILNLFMLQTLDVLTMLGFVILIGTVVNNPILIIHQSLNHINEDGMTPREAILESIRTRIRPIFMTTTTTVLGLLPLVLFPGAGSELYRGLGSVVLGGLIVSTLFTLVLVPTLFSLTMDAKQSVVNLLRPGVVSQLKAKAATASDVDSQEKENVSV encoded by the coding sequence ATGAATCTGATTACCGCCATTGTCCACAATCCGGTCAAGGTGACCGTCGGCGTGTTGTTAACGGTGCTGTTTGGTCTGGTCGCACTGACGCGGATGCCCATGCAGCTGACTCCCGAAGTGCAGCGGCCCACGATTACCGTTGAAACCCGCTGGCCCGGTGCCAGTCCGCAGGAAGTCGAACGCGAAATCGTGCTCGAACAGGAAGAGCAGCTCAAGAGTGTGGAAGGCATTACCAAGCTGAGCTCGGAAAGTGCTGACTCCAAGGGGACGATTACCCTGGAGTTCCTCGTCGGCACGAACATGGATGAAGCGCTGCTCAAGGTGAACTCGCGCCTGCAGCAGGTGCCGGAATACCCGGAAGACGCCGACCAGCCGATCATCAGCACCGCTAACGCCGCGGACCGTCCGATTGCCTGGTTTATTCTCAGCAGCCGACTCCCCGACAAAGAAAAAATTCTCGCGTTTGGTGAAAAACATCCGGAGTTGAAGGAACGCCTGGAGGTCATCAGCAAGACCCCCAATCCCGGACTGGCCATGTTGCGGCTGCGTCTGCTCTCGGATGAGTACCCGGATGTCCGGGGCGAAATTCTGCCCCAAGAAGATATTGAAGTGACCAAGCTGCGGCGCTTTGCCGAGGATGAGATCGAAGCCCGCTTTGAACGCGTGGCCGGCGTGTCCCAGTCGAATGTGCTTGGTGGACTGGAAGAGGAACTGCAGGTCGTCGTCGATTCCGAGCAACTGGCGGCACGCCAGTTGACGATTGCCGATGTGCGTCGAGTGCTTCGCGGTCAGAACGCTGACACCTCTGCCGGTGATTTCTGGGAAGGAAAACGTCGCTGGGTGGTGCGGACACTGGGGCAGTTTCGGAACATTGAAGAAGTCGAAGACCAGCTGCTGGCCATTCGCGACGGCGCACCTGTCTACGTCAGAGATGTGGCAGAAGTCAGACTGGGATACAAAAAACCGGATGGCCTGGTGCGTCGTTTTGGTGAATCGAGTATCGCGGTGAACTGTATCCGCGAAACCGGTGCCAACGTACTGGAGATCATGAATGGATTGCGGGATGCAGCCCAGGATATCGACGAGACGGTGCTGAAGCCGCGCGGCCTGCAACTGGTACAGGTTTATGATGAAACCGATTACATCTATTCTTCGGTCGACCTGGTCAAGAACAACATCTTTATCGGCGGTGCCCTCACGATGATCGTGTTGATGTCGTTCCTGCACCTGGGGATTCGAACCCTGATCGTGGTGCCGTTCATCATCCTGACCGCGGTTGCTGCTGCCTATATTTCGCCCTGGTTTTTTGCTGTCTGTCTGGCGTTGATCGTCGGTGCCGGCTTCTGGTTTGCCCGCGGAGCCCTGGTGGTGGGGCTGGCGATTCCGACCAGTATCATCGGCACCTTTCTGATTCTGGGGCTGATGGGACGTTCTTTGAACGTGATCAGTCTGGCCGGTCTGGCATTCGCTGTCGGGATGCTTGTGGACAACGCGGTGGTGGTTCTGGAGAACATTTTCCGCAGGTATTCCCTGGGCGAATCACCTTTCCGGGCCGCCATCAAAGGGACCCAGGAAGTCTGGGGCGCGGTTCTGGCTTCTACCCTGACGACGATCGCAGTCTTCCTGCCGGTGGTCTTCATCCAGGAAGAAGCAGGCCAGCTGTTCCAGGACATCGCGCTGGCGATCAGTGCCGCCGTGGGACTGTCGCTGCTGGTCTCGATGACCTTGATCTCAACCGCCTCCGCCCGCCTGTTGCATAAGCGGGAAGGTCAGGATATCGAAGATATGCGGGTGGTTGACAATCCGGAACCGGAAGAACCACAGCATAAAGGGGCCTTGCACAGACTGATCATCGGCCCGATTGAATCGGGGGGCGCCCTGTTTGTGAAGACTGTCGTCGGCATGAATCACTGGATTCAGCAGGGACTGCTGCGACGCCTGGTGGTCACCGCTGTTCTGGTGGGGGCAGCCTTTGGCATCAGCTGGCAGCTCTGGCCGAAAGTCGAATACCTGCCGACCGGAAACCGCAATCTGATTTTCTGTATTCTGCTCCCTCCACCCGGCTATAACCTCAACCAGTTGATGGAACTGGGGGAAACCGTGGAATCCGATCTGCGTCCTTACTGGGACATTGTCGACCCGGGGAGTGATGAAGCGCAAAAACTGGACTATCCGGTGATCGGCGATTTCTTCTTCGTGGCTCGCGGACGCATGGTGTTCATGGGGATTCGCGCCTACGATTCCCAACGCGTAGGCGAACTGATTCCGCTGGTCCAGAGGGCTGGGATGAAGCTGCCCGGCACATTCGCTGTCGCAAAACAGTCGAGCTTGTTTGAACAGGGGCTGACTGGTGGACGAACCGTGGAAGTGGAGATCATTGGCCCCGATCTGAAGAAGCTGGTCGGCATGGGAGGTCAGATTCTGGGGCAAGTGAAAGGGATGATCCCCGATGCCCAGGTGCGTCCTATTCCCAGTCTGGACCTCTCCAGTCCTGAAGTGCATATTGAACCCAAGCTGGTGCAGGCCGCGGATATGGGAGTCAGCAGTGCTGACCTGGGATACATGGTCAATGCCCTGGTCGATGGTGCCTACGCCGGCGATTACTATCTGGGGGGCGATAAAATTGACCTGTCGATTGTCGGGGAATCGCGTCATATTCAGAATACCCAGGACGTTCAGGCCCTTTCAGTCGCCACACCGATTGGGAATCTCGTATCCCTGGATGCTTTGGCAAAAGTAGAAATCACCAGTGGTCCGGAACAGGTGAATCACCGGGAGCGCCAGCGAGCGATTACGATTGAAGTCTCCCCTCCCGAAGCGATGGCACTGGAAGATGCGATGCAGCAGATCCAGGACAAGATCGTGCAGCCCATGCGGGAAAGTGGTCAATTGGCCGGCGGTTATCGAATCATGCTTTCCGGTACTGCGGACAAGCTCCGTGATACCTGGGCGGCGCTGCAGTTCAACGTGCTATTGGCATTGATGATCACTTACCTCCTGATGGCCGCGCTGTTCGAATCGTGGCTGTATCCGTTCGTGATTATTTTCAGTGTGCCTCTGGGAGCCGTAGGCGGAATTCTGGGACTCAGTATTTTGAACCTGTTCATGCTGCAGACCCTGGATGTGCTGACCATGCTGGGCTTCGTGATCCTGATTGGGACGGTGGTGAATAACCCGATTCTGATCATTCACCAGTCGTTGAATCATATCAACGAGGATGGGATGACGCCTCGCGAAGCGATCCTGGAAAGTATCCGCACCCGTATCCGTCCGATTTTCATGACGACCACTACGACTGTGCTCGGTCTGTTGCCACTGGTACTGTTCCCCGGAGCAGGGAGTGAACTGTATCGCGGACTGGGGAGCGTGGTTCTGGGCGGTCTGATTGTCTCCACTCTGTTTACGCTGGTCCTGGTGCCGACGCTGTTCAGCTTAACGATGGATGCGAAGCAGTCGGTTGTCAATCTGTTGCGGCCTGGTGTGGTTAGCCAGTTGAAAGCCAAAGCAGCGACTGCCTCGGATGTCGATTCGCAGGAAAAGGAGAATGTCTCGGTTTAG
- a CDS encoding nucleoside 2-deoxyribosyltransferase yields MKHSHEQMRVYCAGPLFNRTERDEMTEIADLLTTVGYTVYLPHRDGMEFRLILDVLVERNWDAPTAAQFLHEAIFSLDVYQLVVECEAMVWNLNGRVPDEGAVSEAAMAWMLGKPLIAYKDDVRSLIQGRYNPLLVGMVDFESVDEIEQIPQALSTAILNHDLRPPLELEALPAKVQKAVQAGQVLWKAMCSEGAQEDNEMIATVVEELFAPNDRSSLLA; encoded by the coding sequence ATGAAACATTCTCACGAACAGATGCGCGTCTATTGCGCGGGGCCTTTGTTTAATCGGACCGAACGGGACGAGATGACAGAGATTGCAGATCTCTTAACCACCGTCGGCTATACCGTCTATCTGCCTCACCGGGATGGCATGGAATTTCGCCTGATCCTGGATGTGCTGGTGGAACGCAACTGGGATGCACCAACGGCGGCGCAGTTTCTGCACGAAGCCATTTTTTCCCTGGATGTGTATCAGCTGGTTGTGGAATGTGAGGCGATGGTCTGGAACCTGAACGGCCGCGTTCCCGATGAAGGGGCCGTTTCCGAAGCCGCGATGGCCTGGATGCTGGGTAAACCACTGATCGCTTATAAAGATGATGTCCGTTCCCTGATTCAGGGGCGCTATAACCCGCTACTGGTGGGCATGGTCGATTTTGAATCGGTCGATGAAATTGAACAGATTCCGCAGGCACTCTCGACAGCGATTCTGAATCATGACCTGCGACCGCCGCTGGAACTGGAAGCATTGCCGGCCAAAGTTCAGAAAGCGGTTCAGGCCGGCCAGGTGCTGTGGAAAGCGATGTGCTCCGAAGGGGCTCAGGAAGACAATGAGATGATCGCGACGGTTGTCGAAGAACTGTTTGCCCCGAATGACCGTTCTTCGCTGCTTGCCTGA
- a CDS encoding HD domain-containing protein produces the protein MNHPYVEIPELSNLQSGSGLVRIPYQQDVPFTNRVRALVDTPEFRRLSHITQLGFTALVYPGATHTRFEHALGVYQNALQYLWQLGRDERFAATVDVHTAEVLIAAALLHDLGHWPFCHLIEDMSLDGIPRHEQFAREFLSEGHELPAILREEWGIEPSEVLDILVPSSDTPRMRLVRSILSGPIDIDKMDYLDRDSLHAGVPYGRNFDKKRLIQSLMVNAAGDGLAIGSKGKTAAELMVFARYVMFSEVYWHHAVRAASTMFARAFYHLYPRLDLSDYFQLTESDSISVLRQESRGTDCERLVEGIFSNKRVLYKRVAEFSFYESSEVFELIAHRPVSSLVSWSENLAERLTQRLNEPVDSTDILIDAPPTHREVEFNVEIYSPREAKYQPLHVVSPVVDTLARKQFDDFVKRVRVFAHPRIAAQCKTMGDFESLLIAAVRESDGTA, from the coding sequence ATGAACCATCCCTATGTCGAGATCCCCGAGCTCTCTAACCTGCAGTCAGGCAGCGGCCTGGTCCGGATTCCCTATCAACAGGATGTCCCGTTTACTAATCGTGTGCGGGCACTTGTCGATACGCCCGAGTTCCGGCGGCTGTCGCACATCACCCAACTGGGCTTCACGGCGCTCGTATATCCCGGCGCGACGCACACACGTTTTGAACATGCATTAGGTGTCTATCAGAATGCGCTGCAGTATCTCTGGCAGTTGGGAAGAGACGAACGGTTCGCGGCAACCGTTGACGTGCATACCGCGGAAGTGTTGATTGCCGCAGCCTTGCTGCACGACCTGGGGCACTGGCCGTTCTGTCATCTGATTGAAGATATGTCGCTGGACGGCATTCCGCGTCACGAGCAGTTTGCCCGGGAATTTCTTTCGGAAGGACACGAACTTCCCGCCATCCTCAGGGAAGAGTGGGGCATCGAACCTTCCGAGGTGCTGGACATCCTCGTGCCCAGCTCAGACACGCCCCGGATGCGACTGGTGCGTTCGATTCTGTCAGGGCCGATCGACATCGATAAAATGGACTACCTCGATCGCGACAGTCTGCACGCCGGCGTTCCTTATGGACGCAACTTCGATAAAAAACGTCTGATTCAGTCGCTGATGGTCAATGCCGCCGGTGATGGACTGGCCATTGGTTCCAAGGGAAAAACCGCGGCCGAGCTGATGGTGTTTGCCCGCTATGTGATGTTCAGCGAAGTCTACTGGCATCACGCGGTCCGTGCCGCCAGTACGATGTTTGCCCGCGCGTTCTATCATCTCTATCCCCGCCTGGATCTGTCGGATTATTTTCAGCTGACCGAGTCGGATTCGATCTCCGTCCTCCGCCAGGAATCCCGGGGAACGGACTGCGAACGGCTGGTCGAAGGGATCTTCAGCAACAAACGCGTGTTGTATAAACGGGTCGCTGAGTTCAGTTTTTACGAGTCTTCCGAGGTCTTTGAACTGATCGCGCATCGACCGGTCTCTTCACTGGTCAGCTGGAGTGAAAATCTGGCGGAGCGGCTGACGCAACGCTTGAACGAACCGGTCGATTCGACCGACATTCTGATAGATGCGCCGCCTACCCATCGTGAAGTGGAATTCAACGTCGAGATTTACTCACCGCGCGAAGCAAAATATCAACCGCTGCATGTCGTTTCTCCCGTGGTGGATACACTGGCGCGCAAGCAGTTTGACGACTTTGTGAAACGGGTCCGCGTCTTCGCCCATCCCCGGATCGCGGCACAGTGCAAAACGATGGGCGATTTCGAATCGCTGTTGATTGCCGCGGTCCGCGAATCCGACGGAACAGCCTGA
- a CDS encoding formylglycine-generating enzyme family protein, whose protein sequence is MHLYSKTAGFQLWGLLSLLTLLSTGCGDGGGRVGGPGAGGKTASSSPASSSSSNMQAPQLKPRKVKPQPKQKTQPAELQGNPDDHFEVVDYVHNYQIQKPDPGRVTGEEFAVMKPAGPGLNASTFTVVKPEATEEAAQPDAGFKLPKGFTALKEYGYSAEGLPRRIRCDRDYSEMVLVSAGVSIQGAKTGDKNAQPQFSILQDTFYIDVHEVTLEQYRRWRSEMIAAKGKIPEPAGNDQANASYPAMGIAYTDAINYARTMGKQLPLETQWEKAARGERGFDYPWGDGRPLWHKNRRPGQIDAVKSFPGDLSPYGAYDMAGNAREWCDDWYSPTAYQSALARSDAGVVRGWTGPKLPVVPGERVARGSRDSWKAWKRGGENMRTPSADVGFRCVLNLSSGEKQKDKTTRPANAF, encoded by the coding sequence ATGCATCTGTATTCGAAAACTGCCGGATTTCAATTATGGGGGTTACTCAGTCTGCTGACACTGCTGTCAACCGGATGTGGCGATGGTGGTGGAAGAGTAGGAGGACCAGGCGCTGGCGGGAAAACGGCTTCCAGTTCTCCAGCTTCTTCCTCCTCTTCCAATATGCAGGCGCCTCAGCTCAAGCCCCGGAAGGTGAAGCCCCAGCCAAAGCAGAAAACACAGCCAGCAGAACTGCAGGGTAATCCGGACGATCACTTTGAAGTGGTCGATTATGTGCACAACTACCAGATTCAGAAACCGGATCCGGGACGCGTCACTGGTGAAGAGTTCGCTGTGATGAAACCCGCCGGACCAGGCCTCAATGCTTCCACGTTTACCGTTGTCAAACCGGAAGCAACAGAGGAAGCAGCCCAGCCCGATGCTGGTTTTAAACTTCCCAAGGGTTTTACTGCCTTGAAAGAATATGGCTATTCTGCAGAAGGACTGCCCCGGCGCATTCGCTGCGACCGTGATTACTCGGAGATGGTACTGGTCTCCGCCGGAGTTTCCATTCAGGGAGCGAAAACCGGCGACAAAAATGCCCAGCCGCAATTTTCGATTTTACAGGACACCTTTTATATTGATGTGCACGAGGTCACGCTCGAGCAATACCGCCGCTGGCGTTCCGAAATGATCGCCGCCAAGGGCAAAATTCCTGAGCCGGCCGGCAACGATCAGGCGAATGCCAGCTACCCGGCAATGGGCATCGCTTATACTGATGCAATCAATTACGCCCGGACGATGGGCAAGCAGTTGCCGCTGGAGACCCAGTGGGAAAAAGCGGCCCGGGGAGAACGCGGATTCGACTATCCCTGGGGCGATGGTCGCCCCTTATGGCACAAGAATCGTCGCCCGGGGCAGATCGATGCAGTCAAAAGTTTTCCCGGGGATCTGAGTCCCTACGGTGCCTATGATATGGCGGGCAATGCCCGGGAATGGTGCGACGACTGGTATTCTCCCACTGCCTATCAGTCGGCTCTGGCTCGATCGGATGCCGGCGTCGTTCGCGGCTGGACCGGTCCCAAGCTCCCCGTTGTGCCCGGCGAACGTGTCGCACGGGGCAGCCGGGATTCCTGGAAGGCCTGGAAACGGGGCGGGGAAAACATGCGGACGCCCAGCGCAGACGTGGGATTTCGGTGTGTTTTGAATCTCTCCTCAGGCGAGAAACAGAAGGACAAAACGACCAGGCCCGCGAACGCATTTTGA
- a CDS encoding MarR family winged helix-turn-helix transcriptional regulator, translating to MLQYDFEESIGYWITMTSHSYQDALNQELIPYGITFRQFQVIGWLVYAGPLSQVELAERMMIEPPTLVRILDRMERDQWIRRESDPADRRRKVLQVLPEAKPIWSKMVSCLKRLRKKATKGMTPEQVETLKSLLMQVQQNLGVKVPEFETV from the coding sequence ATGTTGCAATACGATTTTGAAGAGAGCATCGGTTACTGGATTACGATGACATCGCATTCGTATCAGGATGCGTTGAATCAGGAATTGATTCCGTATGGAATTACCTTCCGACAGTTTCAGGTGATTGGCTGGCTGGTGTATGCAGGGCCACTCTCCCAGGTGGAACTGGCTGAGCGGATGATGATTGAACCTCCCACACTGGTCCGGATTCTGGACCGGATGGAACGCGATCAGTGGATCCGGCGCGAAAGCGATCCGGCAGATCGCAGACGCAAAGTCCTGCAGGTCCTGCCGGAAGCAAAGCCGATCTGGTCCAAAATGGTCTCCTGCCTGAAGCGGCTGCGGAAGAAAGCCACGAAAGGTATGACGCCGGAACAGGTGGAAACATTGAAATCGCTGCTGATGCAGGTGCAGCAAAATCTGGGAGTCAAAGTCCCGGAGTTTGAAACGGTCTGA
- a CDS encoding efflux RND transporter periplasmic adaptor subunit produces MRIATGLAATAAVLIFSSQTARAQRGPAAVSVAEIIQKEVASGQTFVGTVHPIKRSVIGSAVGGRVAEFPVNEGDYVKQDQPLAQLLTNTINLELTAEEAELDLRRYELNELKNGSRPDEIKRAKALMLAAKAESEYQTKRRKRLESLYARKAVNDDDIQQVVSESIRADEMYQEALAAYNLTVEGPRQEKIDQATARKDMQKALVDTLASKVVKHTIKSPFNGYVVAEHTEVGQWVNSGELVAEVIALDQVDVTVQVLENHIPHVRLDMEVRVEVPAIPDQVFTGKVALIVPQADVRARTFPVKVRIKNTITDDGPLLKSGMLARAVLPTGAKQSALLVSKDALVLGGPSPMIYVVDHGEGDQKQGKARAVPVRVGVSEGRLIQVMGDLEPGQQVVIRGNERLLPGQDVVVKEILPPDAEPQAKAINTNG; encoded by the coding sequence ATGAGAATTGCAACCGGTTTAGCCGCGACTGCGGCTGTTTTGATATTCAGTTCACAGACAGCGCGTGCTCAACGCGGCCCCGCTGCTGTGTCAGTGGCAGAAATTATCCAGAAGGAAGTTGCCTCGGGGCAGACTTTTGTCGGGACCGTTCACCCGATCAAACGCAGTGTGATCGGTAGTGCCGTCGGCGGACGCGTGGCAGAATTCCCCGTGAATGAAGGGGATTATGTCAAACAGGACCAGCCACTGGCGCAACTGTTGACGAACACAATCAATCTGGAGCTGACTGCTGAAGAAGCGGAGCTGGATTTGCGGCGATATGAGCTGAATGAACTCAAAAATGGTTCGCGACCGGATGAAATCAAACGTGCCAAAGCACTGATGCTGGCGGCCAAAGCGGAGAGTGAATACCAGACGAAACGCCGCAAGCGACTGGAGTCTCTCTATGCCCGCAAAGCGGTCAACGATGATGACATTCAACAGGTCGTTTCCGAATCGATCCGCGCCGATGAAATGTATCAGGAAGCATTGGCAGCCTATAATCTGACAGTGGAGGGCCCCCGGCAAGAGAAAATTGACCAGGCCACCGCCCGCAAAGATATGCAGAAGGCACTCGTTGATACTCTGGCCAGCAAAGTGGTGAAACATACTATTAAGTCTCCCTTCAATGGCTATGTCGTTGCCGAGCACACTGAAGTCGGTCAGTGGGTCAATTCCGGAGAACTCGTTGCCGAAGTCATTGCCCTGGATCAGGTCGATGTAACCGTACAGGTACTGGAAAATCACATTCCTCACGTCCGGCTGGACATGGAGGTCCGGGTGGAAGTCCCGGCGATCCCCGATCAGGTCTTTACCGGCAAGGTGGCGTTAATTGTTCCACAGGCGGATGTCCGCGCCCGGACGTTTCCCGTCAAAGTTCGCATTAAAAATACAATCACCGATGATGGTCCCTTATTGAAATCAGGGATGCTGGCCCGGGCCGTACTGCCGACGGGGGCGAAGCAATCCGCATTGCTGGTTTCCAAAGATGCACTGGTGCTGGGAGGACCGTCTCCCATGATCTATGTGGTGGATCATGGTGAAGGAGATCAGAAGCAGGGCAAAGCCCGCGCGGTGCCGGTCCGGGTGGGAGTTTCAGAGGGCCGGCTGATCCAGGTGATGGGCGATCTGGAACCGGGACAACAGGTTGTGATTCGCGGGAATGAACGCCTGCTACCGGGGCAGGATGTCGTTGTTAAGGAAATCCTGCCTCCTGATGCGGAACCGCAGGCCAAAGCCATTAACACCAATGGTTAG
- a CDS encoding DUF2079 domain-containing protein produces MNPSPSSSPAFDSRRFTYAVLCVLLGPGAVTLALQTIFSSQDLATMYVSVPLWESLLTSWSGTLDPATQTVSIPFFPLMGYLLLTSALTWLGGSFLLSRFQKHGFASALTDWGCLGFRWWFLPGVWELLRITLFLVGWESGVGLLLATSPFWFAVMLAGWLATLVTLLFPVPEIEPAPAELPVDLLANQKTRIPVSAWLMIGVFALVFTTMNWRLYQGLLIPHGDSAMYEEHLWNVLHGKGFRSYLDQGLFWGEHIQFIHLLLSPLYFIWPSHLLLELSETVALASGAIPLYRMATRHSGSKTAGKAMVAAYLCYFPLQFLDIAIDLKTFRPISFGVPLMLFALDALERKRWKSATVLLLLCLAAKEDYAIILGPLGLWIAWRAFQERKQQQQDKQPGLLKTVAPGIGLSVFAVVYLALVVKVLIPWFRSGTQVHYVGYFQKFGNSLGEVVSNILFNPGLLLGELIQPDTFIYALALLVPLGLLPLLSPGRLMVGLPIFGLLCLNELAHDPRHHFHAPIVPIVCWAAAYGIGNVPVLLRRWKKQTASLSQTQTWATHFLWCSSLATGLFFSLGPAGLVFWDSGSSWYWGRLYVPGERARQFEKIANLIPPDSRVASTDFVHPRYTHHERSYDYSNYRRKVNDYEAGVPEDTDYIVIDTQHPYSEIKTPDQIPEYHDHPEQWELLPDETDGYFIVLKRKHDGKSAANEGTPTPQK; encoded by the coding sequence ATGAACCCAAGCCCCTCATCTTCTCCCGCATTTGACAGCCGCCGTTTCACCTATGCGGTGTTATGCGTGCTGCTGGGGCCCGGCGCGGTGACTCTCGCACTGCAGACGATTTTTAGCAGTCAGGATCTGGCCACCATGTATGTCAGCGTTCCACTCTGGGAATCGCTACTCACCAGTTGGTCGGGCACACTCGATCCCGCAACGCAGACCGTCAGCATTCCCTTTTTTCCACTCATGGGATATCTCCTGCTGACCTCTGCCCTCACCTGGCTGGGCGGCAGCTTCCTGCTCTCCCGGTTTCAAAAACATGGATTCGCTTCCGCCTTGACGGACTGGGGCTGCCTCGGTTTTCGCTGGTGGTTTCTGCCTGGCGTCTGGGAACTGTTGAGAATCACCCTATTCCTGGTGGGCTGGGAAAGTGGCGTGGGACTCCTGTTGGCGACCTCGCCCTTCTGGTTCGCGGTGATGCTTGCGGGCTGGCTGGCGACGCTGGTGACATTGCTCTTTCCCGTTCCAGAAATCGAACCGGCACCGGCTGAATTACCCGTTGATTTATTGGCAAACCAGAAGACCAGAATTCCCGTCTCAGCCTGGCTGATGATCGGCGTCTTTGCGCTGGTCTTCACCACAATGAACTGGCGCCTGTACCAGGGACTGCTGATCCCGCACGGTGATTCCGCCATGTATGAGGAACATCTCTGGAATGTGCTGCATGGGAAAGGCTTCCGCAGCTACCTGGACCAGGGACTTTTCTGGGGAGAGCACATCCAGTTCATTCACCTGTTGCTCTCGCCACTGTATTTCATCTGGCCTTCCCATTTACTCCTGGAACTCAGTGAAACCGTTGCGCTGGCGAGTGGCGCCATTCCGCTGTACCGTATGGCGACGCGACACAGTGGATCGAAAACGGCCGGCAAAGCCATGGTGGCAGCTTACCTCTGTTACTTCCCCCTGCAGTTTCTGGACATCGCCATCGATCTCAAAACATTTCGCCCGATCTCATTCGGCGTTCCTCTGATGCTGTTCGCTCTGGATGCCCTGGAACGGAAACGCTGGAAGTCAGCCACAGTCCTGCTGCTGCTCTGCCTGGCAGCGAAGGAAGACTACGCGATTATCCTGGGACCGCTGGGACTGTGGATTGCCTGGCGGGCCTTTCAGGAACGAAAGCAACAGCAGCAAGACAAGCAGCCTGGTCTGCTCAAAACCGTTGCGCCGGGAATCGGGCTCTCCGTATTCGCGGTGGTCTACCTGGCACTCGTCGTCAAAGTGCTGATCCCCTGGTTCCGCAGTGGCACACAGGTCCATTATGTGGGTTACTTCCAGAAGTTCGGCAATTCACTGGGCGAAGTCGTCAGCAATATCCTGTTCAATCCAGGATTACTGCTGGGAGAGCTGATCCAGCCAGACACGTTCATTTATGCTCTGGCTCTGCTGGTCCCCCTGGGGCTGCTCCCCCTGCTTTCTCCCGGTCGCCTGATGGTGGGGCTGCCGATTTTTGGTTTACTCTGCCTGAACGAACTGGCCCACGATCCGCGACATCATTTTCACGCCCCCATCGTGCCGATTGTCTGTTGGGCCGCCGCTTATGGCATCGGCAATGTGCCTGTCCTGCTCCGCCGCTGGAAAAAACAGACCGCATCCCTGTCGCAGACGCAGACCTGGGCCACGCATTTCCTGTGGTGTTCCTCCCTGGCCACGGGCCTCTTTTTCAGCCTGGGTCCGGCGGGGCTCGTCTTCTGGGACTCCGGATCCAGTTGGTACTGGGGACGGCTGTACGTCCCCGGTGAACGGGCGCGGCAGTTCGAAAAAATCGCGAATCTGATCCCCCCCGACAGCAGAGTCGCTTCGACCGACTTTGTCCATCCCCGCTATACCCACCATGAACGCTCGTACGATTACAGCAACTACCGCCGCAAGGTCAACGATTACGAAGCCGGGGTTCCCGAGGACACCGACTATATCGTGATCGACACCCAACATCCCTACAGCGAGATCAAAACGCCGGACCAGATCCCCGAATATCACGACCACCCCGAGCAATGGGAACTGCTGCCGGATGAGACCGACGGGTATTTTATTGTCTTAAAACGAAAGCACGACGGGAAATCCGCTGCGAATGAGGGCACTCCCACACCTCAGAAATAA